The following coding sequences lie in one [Chlorobium] sp. 445 genomic window:
- a CDS encoding response regulator — protein MKYHILWADDEIEYLKPHVFFLNEKGYEVTTVTNGEDAVQLSRTRKYDIIFLDEQMPGIGGLHALLEIKANTPATPIVMITKNETESIMDEAIGKNISEYLIKPVNPNQILIACKKLLDAEKIKSYSITQSYIQEFNRISRILVEPLDASGWIDIYQRLAQWEVELDNYPQVELRQTLLDQKRECNLEFGKFVERNYREWIFSDRATRPMLSVDVLERKVVPAIQDGETVFFFVVDCLRYDQWLVIENILQPYFNIEREAYFSILPTATAYARNAIFSGLFPVEMEKRYTTLWQASQDNENSKNIHEPDFLEDFFKRRRLPIKDFKYTKLIGAEDSKNLEQNLLGYLKYPLNAVVVNFVDILAHSRSDSQVIKELSPDEVAFRSLTQTWFEHSAFLRMLKALAKQKVTIFITTDHGSIRCLRSTKVIGDREASTNLRYKYGRNLQCEQKHAVYIKNPNDWKLPQHGLNVNYIIAKEDYYFVYPTNYHKFINYYKDSFQHGGISLEEVIVPMITLRTN, from the coding sequence ATGAAATATCACATTCTCTGGGCTGATGATGAAATTGAATACCTCAAGCCGCATGTGTTTTTTCTCAACGAAAAAGGCTATGAAGTAACCACTGTTACCAATGGTGAAGACGCTGTGCAACTTTCGCGCACACGCAAGTACGACATCATCTTCCTCGATGAGCAAATGCCAGGGATAGGCGGACTTCATGCACTTTTGGAAATCAAAGCCAATACACCTGCGACACCTATCGTGATGATTACGAAGAACGAGACGGAATCGATTATGGATGAAGCGATTGGCAAAAATATTTCGGAGTATCTTATCAAGCCAGTCAATCCAAATCAAATTCTGATAGCATGCAAAAAATTGCTTGATGCAGAGAAAATCAAGAGCTATTCGATTACGCAAAGCTACATTCAGGAGTTTAACCGCATTTCACGCATACTTGTGGAACCGCTTGATGCTTCAGGGTGGATTGACATCTATCAACGCCTTGCGCAGTGGGAGGTAGAACTCGATAACTATCCACAAGTTGAACTACGCCAGACGCTTTTAGACCAAAAACGCGAATGCAATTTGGAGTTTGGTAAGTTCGTTGAGCGCAACTACCGTGAGTGGATTTTCTCTGACCGCGCCACACGTCCGATGCTCTCAGTTGATGTCTTGGAACGCAAGGTTGTCCCTGCCATTCAGGATGGTGAGACCGTATTTTTCTTTGTTGTAGATTGCTTGCGCTATGATCAGTGGCTTGTGATAGAAAACATTTTGCAGCCTTATTTCAACATTGAGCGTGAGGCTTATTTCAGCATTCTGCCAACGGCTACAGCCTATGCGCGCAATGCTATCTTCAGCGGACTTTTCCCCGTTGAGATGGAAAAACGCTACACCACACTTTGGCAAGCCAGTCAAGACAACGAAAACAGTAAAAACATCCACGAGCCTGATTTTCTTGAGGACTTTTTCAAACGTCGCCGCTTGCCAATCAAGGACTTCAAGTACACGAAACTGATTGGTGCAGAAGACAGCAAAAACTTAGAGCAAAACCTCTTGGGGTATTTGAAGTACCCGCTTAACGCTGTGGTCGTAAACTTCGTTGATATTTTGGCGCATAGCCGCTCTGACTCGCAAGTCATCAAAGAACTTTCGCCTGATGAAGTTGCTTTCCGTAGCCTGACACAAACGTGGTTTGAGCACTCTGCTTTTCTTAGAATGCTTAAAGCCCTCGCTAAGCAAAAGGTTACGATTTTTATCACAACCGACCATGGGAGCATTCGCTGCTTGCGCAGCACCAAAGTTATCGGTGACCGTGAGGCTTCAACCAATCTACGCTACAAATACGGACGCAATCTGCAATGCGAACAAAAACATGCTGTCTATATCAAAAACCCAAACGATTGGAAATTGCCACAGCACGGGCTCAATGTCAATTACATTATTGCAAAAGAAGATTATTACTTCGTCTATCCGACGAACTACCACAAGTTTATCAACTACTACAAAGATTCTTTCCAGCATGGTGGCATTTCACTCGAGGAAGTTATTGTACCGATGATTACGCTGCGCACAAACTAA